One window of Helicobacter winghamensis ATCC BAA-430 genomic DNA carries:
- a CDS encoding site-2 protease family protein encodes MFEIPLIYKIPIMVTALLVAIIGHEIMHGYIALRFGDTTARDAGRLSLNPIIHIDLIGSILIPGSLFLMNAPFLFGWAKPVPVRIDRVIYNGGYFGAFGVSVAGVVYNFALAVFASVLIYALGSDIFSGINTLENGNFLLLLCLYFLLQLLIYNVVLAVFNLIPIPPLDGANAVAYFGLMFKNDFFARIFNKIPPIAGMLILIIILSTPLSNLIFIPVQYIINLLL; translated from the coding sequence ATGTTTGAAATCCCACTAATTTATAAAATTCCTATAATGGTTACCGCACTTTTAGTGGCAATCATCGGACACGAAATAATGCACGGCTATATTGCTCTAAGATTTGGTGACACAACAGCGCGTGATGCAGGACGCCTAAGTTTAAATCCTATCATTCATATTGATTTAATCGGCTCAATTCTAATACCCGGATCCTTGTTTTTAATGAATGCTCCCTTTTTGTTTGGATGGGCTAAACCTGTCCCTGTACGCATTGATCGTGTGATTTATAATGGTGGATATTTTGGAGCTTTTGGTGTTTCAGTGGCAGGTGTGGTATATAACTTCGCGTTAGCAGTTTTTGCAAGTGTTTTAATTTATGCGTTAGGAAGCGATATTTTTAGCGGAATTAACACATTAGAAAATGGAAATTTTCTTTTATTACTCTGTCTTTATTTTTTATTGCAACTTCTAATTTACAATGTTGTGCTAGCTGTGTTTAACCTTATTCCAATTCCACCTTTAGATGGCGCAAACGCAGTAGCATATTTTGGGCTAATGTTTAAAAACGACTTCTTTGCAAGAATTTTTAATAAAATTCCACCAATAGCTGGAATGCTGATACTTATCATTATTTTGAGCACACCATTATCAAATTTAATCTTTATTCCAGTGCAATATATTATCAATTTGCTTTTATAG
- a CDS encoding 4Fe-4S binding protein has product MQIANASNSLPFGNLLLDKNTSDYNAKLTLLNSVQEIVDDFVLEVKHHRNIDSRLAVVYASDDSQENGVIPQSVQEFAELAQDFFEVSLLDIALLENFSGSFGAFNARFHNGNVIEFSQVVMFVYEEELLRFKGVYNVADFQNANGLLEALRENLGEYGYKDIISYKEDYCQYHHRREKHCAKCAEVCPTFGVGSNDSLMELAFSMVDCINCGACVGVCPTNCLEYEELPKEGLEEIIELYKGQKIFLCAFSDYEKLSTKNVTLPEFLMPMVLPNLLMLNENDLLTMLQTSGNGILVYGESLSSSMEFLNNITQQIYKKDSIFLVKTIESLMEIAQELPSVESYLYKNRYNKPFRESFAQRLQYMIKDNDFGLASSVVKENSAPVFYGDIKVDASKCTLCLSCVGACNVNAIFARSDDFSLRFNASLCTTCGYCVTSCPENVIELSREGIALNAGYFKSREVAKDMPFLCVECGKAFSTQKSIEKVMGMLSPAFSSDFKKIKTIQCCPDCKVKVMFGDANA; this is encoded by the coding sequence ATGCAAATCGCAAATGCTTCTAATTCTTTGCCATTTGGAAATCTTTTATTGGATAAAAACACTTCGGATTATAATGCCAAACTAACGCTCTTAAATAGTGTGCAAGAGATTGTAGATGATTTTGTGCTAGAAGTAAAGCACCATCGGAATATTGATTCAAGACTTGCGGTTGTGTATGCAAGTGATGATTCACAAGAAAATGGAGTGATTCCACAATCTGTGCAAGAATTTGCGGAGTTGGCACAAGATTTTTTCGAAGTTTCTTTATTGGATATTGCGCTTTTAGAGAATTTTAGCGGAAGTTTTGGTGCGTTTAATGCGCGTTTTCACAATGGTAATGTGATAGAGTTTTCGCAAGTTGTGATGTTTGTGTATGAAGAGGAGTTATTGCGCTTTAAGGGTGTGTATAATGTGGCGGATTTTCAAAACGCTAATGGGCTTTTAGAAGCATTGCGTGAAAATTTAGGTGAGTATGGTTATAAGGATATTATTAGCTATAAAGAAGATTATTGCCAGTATCACCATAGGCGTGAGAAGCATTGCGCAAAATGCGCTGAAGTGTGTCCTACCTTTGGTGTGGGATCAAATGATTCTTTAATGGAACTTGCTTTTTCAATGGTGGATTGCATAAATTGTGGAGCTTGTGTTGGAGTGTGTCCTACAAATTGTTTAGAATATGAAGAGTTGCCAAAGGAAGGCTTAGAAGAGATTATTGAGCTTTATAAGGGGCAAAAAATCTTTTTATGCGCATTTAGTGATTATGAAAAATTAAGCACTAAAAATGTAACTTTACCGGAATTTTTAATGCCTATGGTTCTCCCAAATCTCTTAATGCTAAATGAAAATGATTTATTAACAATGCTTCAAACAAGTGGCAATGGAATCCTTGTTTATGGAGAAAGTTTAAGCTCGTCCATGGAGTTTTTAAACAATATCACTCAACAAATTTATAAAAAAGATTCTATCTTTTTGGTTAAAACTATAGAATCACTTATGGAAATCGCACAAGAATTGCCATCAGTGGAATCATATTTATATAAAAACCGCTATAACAAGCCTTTTAGAGAATCTTTTGCGCAACGCTTGCAATATATGATAAAGGATAATGATTTTGGGCTTGCTTCAAGCGTGGTTAAAGAAAACAGCGCACCTGTGTTTTATGGAGATATAAAGGTTGATGCTAGCAAATGCACACTTTGTTTATCTTGTGTGGGTGCTTGTAATGTGAATGCAATTTTTGCTAGAAGTGATGATTTTTCTTTACGCTTTAATGCATCTCTTTGCACAACCTGTGGATATTGCGTAACTTCCTGTCCGGAAAATGTTATAGAACTAAGTCGTGAAGGGATTGCCCTAAATGCGGGATATTTTAAAAGCAGAGAAGTGGCTAAAGATATGCCATTTTTATGTGTGGAGTGTGGCAAAGCTTTTTCGACGCAAAAATCTATTGAAAAGGTAATGGGAATGTTAAGCCCAGCATTTAGCTCTGATTTCAAAAAGATAAAAACAATTCAATGTTGTCCTGATTGCAAAGTAAAAGTTATGTTTGGAGATGCAAATGCTTAA
- a CDS encoding molybdopterin-dependent oxidoreductase, with product MSEAIKRRQTRRAFLKMTALGSLAGASVALGNDSQKTMRQATAQELKERYPNSQKIKTICTHCSVGCGIVAEVVDGVWVRQEVAQDHPVSQGGHCCKGADLIDRARSETRLRYPLEKKDGKWERLKYDEAMDKIAAQLKQIREESGPDAVMFLGSAKCSNEQSYYIRKFAAFFGTNNIDHCARVUHSPTVAGVANTFGYGGMTNHLGDMMFSKYILVIGANPAVNHPVSMVHILRAKEQGAKLVCIDPRFTKTAAKCDEYHRIRSGTDIAFAYGLLNHIIEKKLYDEQYLKERVYGYEDIMEEAKKFPPEVAADVCGISADMIRHIAEEMAAAKPASLIWNQGLTQHTVGTSNTRIMPILQMFLGNIGKNGGGVNILRGHDNVQGASDMNNLADSLPGYYGLGEPAWRHFCKHWGVDYEWMLGRFKDKEMMGKTGFAHSTWKFGVLEEENAANNGGTKLRALVVIGSGMTTVSLLDLQRKAMDKLDLVVFVDPYVNDLAIYSDRKDNLFMLPAASQMETSGSVAATNRSYQWRSKVMEPLFECRPDEEFLFGLAERLGFLDKLQWRLYDVAKSKGRDKFIWPEDATTELTQSIRSIGLQGMSPERLKAHQENWHMFDKVTLRGTGPFKNDYYGLPWPCWSDKHPGTPVMYNDTIPVMEGGMGFRVNWGVTSPDGQSMLTQRTLPDAVYQGGHAAVTAANAESLGIKLTEAEKEAVAGSTFALGIGNNILVEKALEAGICPYGNGKARAKVWNWYDQIPLHREPLHSIRGDLVDKYPSFPDKKNLFRANVKYRSRQKELGENKNWVDEFPVNMLSGRLVAHMGTGAETRSAKYLAEVEGEMFVEIHPDKAAELNIVNGDMVWVYGTMDTKVLVKAKLSTRVDYNSIWLPQNFSGMDQGKSRLDYYPEGTKPYVIGESACMVASYGFDYNSACPETKCGLCRIEKAQ from the coding sequence ATGAGCGAAGCAATCAAAAGACGCCAAACTAGACGGGCGTTTTTGAAAATGACAGCTCTTGGAAGTCTAGCTGGTGCTAGCGTAGCTTTAGGTAATGATAGCCAAAAAACTATGCGTCAAGCAACTGCGCAAGAGCTAAAAGAAAGGTATCCAAATTCCCAAAAAATTAAGACCATTTGCACACATTGTTCGGTGGGTTGCGGGATTGTAGCAGAAGTTGTTGATGGTGTGTGGGTGCGCCAAGAAGTTGCACAAGATCATCCAGTATCTCAAGGTGGGCATTGCTGTAAGGGTGCTGACTTGATTGATAGGGCAAGAAGCGAGACAAGATTACGCTATCCTTTGGAGAAAAAAGATGGCAAGTGGGAACGCTTAAAGTATGATGAAGCAATGGATAAAATTGCAGCACAATTAAAGCAAATTCGTGAAGAGAGCGGTCCTGATGCAGTTATGTTTTTGGGGAGTGCAAAATGTTCTAATGAACAAAGTTACTATATTAGAAAGTTTGCGGCATTTTTTGGAACAAACAATATAGATCACTGTGCTAGAGTTTGACACAGCCCAACAGTTGCCGGTGTGGCAAATACATTTGGGTATGGTGGTATGACAAACCATCTTGGCGATATGATGTTTTCTAAATACATTCTTGTTATTGGAGCAAATCCAGCAGTTAATCACCCAGTATCTATGGTGCATATTTTGCGCGCAAAAGAGCAAGGAGCAAAACTTGTTTGTATTGATCCGCGCTTTACAAAGACGGCAGCTAAATGCGATGAATACCATAGAATTAGAAGCGGGACAGATATTGCATTTGCTTATGGATTGCTAAATCACATTATTGAAAAAAAACTTTATGATGAGCAATATTTAAAAGAACGCGTGTATGGTTATGAAGATATTATGGAAGAAGCTAAGAAGTTTCCACCTGAAGTTGCAGCTGATGTGTGTGGAATTTCAGCGGATATGATCCGCCATATTGCTGAAGAGATGGCAGCAGCCAAGCCTGCAAGTTTAATTTGGAATCAAGGTTTAACGCAACACACAGTTGGAACAAGCAATACTAGAATTATGCCAATTTTACAAATGTTTTTAGGAAATATCGGTAAAAATGGTGGCGGTGTAAATATCTTGCGTGGGCATGACAATGTCCAAGGTGCTTCTGATATGAATAATTTAGCTGATTCTCTTCCTGGATATTATGGATTAGGTGAGCCAGCTTGGAGACATTTCTGTAAGCATTGGGGTGTAGATTATGAATGGATGCTTGGGCGTTTCAAAGACAAAGAAATGATGGGCAAAACAGGATTTGCACACTCCACTTGGAAATTTGGTGTTTTAGAAGAAGAAAATGCTGCAAATAATGGTGGGACTAAACTAAGAGCTTTAGTTGTGATCGGTTCTGGTATGACAACAGTTTCTTTGTTGGATTTACAAAGAAAGGCTATGGATAAGCTTGATTTGGTTGTTTTTGTGGATCCTTATGTTAATGACTTGGCAATCTATAGTGATCGTAAAGACAATCTCTTTATGCTTCCAGCAGCTTCGCAGATGGAGACAAGTGGTTCAGTTGCTGCGACAAATAGAAGTTATCAATGGCGTAGTAAGGTTATGGAGCCTTTATTTGAATGCCGTCCAGATGAAGAGTTTTTGTTTGGTTTGGCGGAGCGTTTAGGATTCTTGGATAAACTCCAATGGAGATTATATGATGTTGCAAAATCTAAGGGTAGAGATAAATTTATTTGGCCAGAAGATGCAACGACAGAACTTACGCAAAGCATTAGAAGCATTGGTTTGCAGGGTATGAGTCCAGAGCGCCTAAAAGCACATCAAGAAAATTGGCATATGTTTGATAAAGTAACACTAAGGGGAACAGGTCCATTTAAGAATGATTATTATGGTTTGCCTTGGCCTTGCTGGAGCGATAAGCACCCAGGAACTCCTGTAATGTATAATGATACAATTCCGGTTATGGAGGGCGGTATGGGATTCCGTGTAAATTGGGGAGTAACAAGTCCGGATGGTCAATCAATGCTTACACAAAGAACATTGCCAGATGCGGTGTATCAAGGTGGGCATGCAGCGGTTACAGCAGCTAATGCAGAATCTTTGGGGATTAAATTAACAGAAGCCGAAAAAGAAGCGGTTGCAGGTTCAACTTTTGCATTGGGAATCGGAAATAATATCCTTGTAGAAAAGGCATTAGAGGCTGGAATTTGTCCTTATGGAAATGGTAAGGCTAGAGCCAAAGTATGGAATTGGTATGATCAAATTCCATTACATAGGGAGCCTTTGCATTCTATAAGAGGGGATTTAGTTGATAAATACCCAAGCTTCCCAGATAAAAAGAATCTTTTTAGGGCTAATGTTAAATACAGAAGTCGCCAAAAAGAGTTAGGGGAGAATAAAAATTGGGTGGATGAATTCCCTGTTAATATGCTTAGTGGAAGACTTGTTGCGCATATGGGAACAGGTGCTGAAACAAGAAGTGCGAAGTATTTGGCTGAAGTTGAAGGTGAAATGTTTGTAGAAATCCACCCGGATAAAGCTGCAGAGCTTAATATCGTTAATGGAGATATGGTGTGGGTTTATGGAACAATGGATACTAAAGTCTTAGTTAAAGCTAAACTTTCTACTAGAGTGGATTATAATAGTATTTGGTTGCCACAAAACTTCTCAGGTATGGATCAAGGAAAATCAAGGCTTGATTATTACCCAGAGGGAACAAAACCTTATGTAATTGGTGAGTCGGCTTGTATGGTTGCAAGTTATGGATTTGATTACAATTCTGCTTGTCCAGAAACTAAATGCGGTTTATGCCGTATTGAAAAAGCGCAATAG
- the rpiB gene encoding ribose 5-phosphate isomerase B, giving the protein MQFFIASDHAGFMLKGSILGILEQMGHRVVDLGPLDAERVDYPDFANTLCEKVLDNEGSFGILICGSGIGMSIAANRHKGIRAALCAEPYSAAMSRAHNDANVLCLGARIVGIGMVESILKSFCEGVFEGGRHSCRIGKLQ; this is encoded by the coding sequence ATGCAATTTTTTATAGCAAGTGATCATGCAGGATTTATGTTAAAAGGTTCTATTCTTGGGATTTTAGAACAAATGGGACATAGAGTTGTGGATTTAGGACCCTTAGATGCAGAACGCGTGGATTACCCAGATTTTGCAAATACTTTATGTGAAAAAGTTTTGGATAATGAAGGAAGTTTTGGAATTTTAATTTGCGGAAGTGGAATTGGAATGAGTATTGCTGCAAATAGGCATAAAGGTATCCGTGCTGCTTTATGTGCAGAACCTTATAGCGCAGCGATGAGTCGTGCCCACAATGATGCCAATGTGCTATGTCTTGGTGCGCGTATTGTTGGAATCGGAATGGTAGAGAGTATTCTAAAAAGCTTCTGCGAAGGGGTTTTTGAAGGTGGTCGCCACTCTTGTCGCATAGGAAAATTACAATAA
- the nadC gene encoding carboxylating nicotinate-nucleotide diphosphorylase, producing the protein MHKILLDDFLKEVLKEDIGRGDLYMRMQNEIEIEAYIIAREDGILSGKMYVERLCELLNIECDFTFEDGMPFRRGEKLVMFKGKMSEILSAERTILNLLEHSSGIATLTRKYVQRIEGTDCMLLDTRKTRPLLRDFEKYSARNGGAVNHRLGLDDCLMLKDTHLTRILALNKFVKDIRKKIPFTAKIEVECENLLQAKEALESDIDILMCDNMELETIENVVKMRNAMAPNVLLEASGNITLENILDYAKSGVDAISSGAIIHQAVWVDLSMKID; encoded by the coding sequence ATGCATAAAATTTTGTTAGATGATTTTTTAAAAGAAGTGCTTAAAGAAGATATTGGGCGTGGGGATTTGTATATGCGTATGCAAAATGAGATAGAGATTGAAGCTTATATTATCGCTAGAGAAGATGGAATCCTATCTGGTAAAATGTATGTAGAGCGTTTGTGTGAACTGCTAAATATTGAGTGTGATTTTACTTTTGAAGATGGAATGCCTTTTAGGCGAGGTGAAAAACTTGTAATGTTTAAGGGCAAGATGTCTGAGATTTTAAGTGCAGAACGCACAATTTTAAATCTTTTGGAGCATTCTAGTGGGATTGCAACGCTCACACGCAAATATGTGCAAAGGATTGAAGGCACAGATTGTATGTTGCTTGATACGCGCAAAACTCGTCCATTGCTTAGGGATTTTGAAAAATACTCCGCGCGTAATGGCGGTGCTGTCAATCACCGCTTAGGATTAGATGATTGCTTAATGTTAAAAGACACGCATTTAACAAGGATTTTAGCGCTAAATAAATTTGTCAAAGATATTCGTAAAAAGATTCCATTTACTGCAAAGATTGAAGTAGAATGTGAGAATTTACTGCAGGCAAAAGAAGCATTAGAATCAGATATTGATATTTTAATGTGTGATAATATGGAGCTTGAAACGATTGAAAATGTTGTAAAGATGCGCAATGCAATGGCTCCAAATGTTCTTTTGGAGGCTAGTGGTAATATTACACTAGAGAATATTTTAGATTATGCAAAAAGTGGTGTAGATGCGATTTCATCAGGAGCTATTATCCATCAGGCAGTTTGGGTGGATTTAAGTATGAAGATTGATTAA
- a CDS encoding thiamine-phosphate kinase, whose protein sequence is MQDREKAFIRALIQSGATEGIGDDGVLIARDCAGYVVASDAFFEDVHFKRAWGSLEAIVEKCFAVNLSDIYAMNAIPSFCLLTLALPNGFKEVGRLANVIGKCALKHRIKIIGGDTIAGEKLHFSLTILGKRQGRILTRKGIKKGDILGYISPNSVLTHCKTQAFGGNIKALKTALRFHKNSKIQSNTRFAKPILYPKMLLRLNGIARVGMDISDGIFMELSRLSRLNHLGFKITKYKGEWLYSPEEYQMLYAIPKMRLKKMKNLAKQYRHAFIPFAQAVCGRFMESKRNWHA, encoded by the coding sequence ATGCAAGATAGAGAGAAGGCGTTTATCCGCGCATTAATCCAAAGTGGCGCGACAGAGGGAATTGGTGATGATGGAGTGTTGATTGCTAGGGATTGCGCGGGCTATGTTGTGGCAAGCGATGCGTTCTTTGAGGATGTGCATTTTAAGCGTGCATGGGGGAGTTTGGAAGCCATTGTGGAGAAGTGCTTTGCTGTGAATCTCTCTGATATTTATGCAATGAATGCGATTCCATCTTTTTGTCTCTTGACACTTGCTTTGCCAAATGGCTTTAAGGAAGTTGGGAGATTGGCTAATGTAATAGGAAAATGTGCTTTAAAACATAGAATTAAAATCATTGGTGGAGATACGATTGCTGGAGAGAAATTGCATTTCTCTTTGACGATTTTAGGTAAAAGACAAGGTAGAATCCTGACTAGAAAAGGCATAAAAAAGGGTGATATTCTAGGTTACATTAGCCCAAATAGCGTTCTAACACATTGTAAAACTCAGGCTTTTGGTGGCAATATAAAAGCACTAAAAACTGCATTGCGATTCCATAAAAATAGCAAAATTCAAAGCAATACGCGCTTTGCAAAACCTATTTTATATCCTAAAATGCTATTAAGGCTAAATGGTATAGCAAGGGTTGGAATGGATATTTCAGATGGAATTTTTATGGAGCTTTCACGCCTTAGTCGCCTCAATCACTTGGGTTTTAAAATTACTAAATATAAGGGAGAGTGGCTGTATTCTCCAGAAGAGTATCAAATGCTTTATGCAATTCCTAAAATGCGATTAAAAAAAATGAAAAATCTTGCAAAACAATATCGCCACGCATTTATTCCATTTGCTCAAGCGGTGTGTGGAAGATTTATGGAATCTAAAAGGAATTGGCACGCTTAA
- a CDS encoding twin-arginine translocation signal domain-containing protein encodes MEKSRREFLKTTAKTSVAVAGVSIALAGCGKKGTSENLVRGKSPKTEILYQTSKQWELYYSVAK; translated from the coding sequence ATGGAAAAAAGTAGGCGTGAGTTTTTAAAAACCACAGCGAAAACTTCCGTTGCTGTTGCAGGTGTAAGCATAGCACTGGCAGGTTGTGGCAAAAAAGGCACAAGTGAGAATCTTGTTCGCGGAAAATCACCAAAGACAGAGATTCTTTATCAAACAAGCAAGCAATGGGAATTGTATTATTCTGTTGCAAAATAG
- a CDS encoding TorD/DmsD family molecular chaperone, protein MLNNLSPQEMQDLKKARLLFYDFFYGLFVFELLEGRVELAKKQLEILQNAPFDEFSETSIVLLRQELGDNGIQNIKEEFSRLFALPFGEKQVGMHLSHYYENCIGAESLLKMRALLKKSDVRVETSEFKESEEHLGFLFGFMRHLIESENTELEEEVFLFIKDAYIGLIKEIRGRKDAKYYRALADILEGFIEFESDLYA, encoded by the coding sequence ATGCTTAATAATCTAAGCCCACAAGAAATGCAAGATTTGAAAAAAGCGCGATTGTTGTTCTATGATTTTTTCTATGGATTGTTTGTGTTTGAGCTTTTAGAAGGGCGTGTGGAGCTGGCAAAAAAGCAATTAGAAATTTTACAAAATGCTCCTTTTGATGAGTTTTCAGAGACTAGCATTGTGCTTTTAAGGCAAGAATTGGGAGATAATGGAATTCAAAATATAAAAGAGGAGTTTTCGCGCCTTTTTGCCTTGCCTTTTGGCGAGAAGCAAGTGGGAATGCACTTATCACATTATTATGAGAATTGTATCGGTGCAGAATCGCTTCTTAAAATGCGTGCTTTACTTAAGAAAAGTGATGTGCGTGTGGAAACTTCGGAATTTAAAGAGAGTGAAGAACATTTGGGATTCCTATTTGGCTTTATGCGCCATTTAATTGAGAGTGAAAATACAGAGCTTGAAGAAGAAGTTTTTTTGTTTATCAAAGACGCTTATATTGGATTAATTAAAGAAATTAGAGGGCGCAAAGATGCGAAGTATTATCGTGCTTTGGCTGATATTTTAGAAGGATTTATAGAGTTTGAAAGTGATTTATATGCGTAA
- the lepB gene encoding signal peptidase I has protein sequence MKTLLLKFYAFINSWVGTIIIVLGIIFFLAQAFVIPSGSMLNTLLIGDNLFVKKFSYGIPTPTIPWIEVQVLPDFNKNGHLIEGERPKRGDIVIFRDPNAPKIHFVKRNVAISGDEVLYTKDGLWLYFSSDSSYKDTSAKTLEFGGKTFYYEPYAKHHAGVQYINEKLSAFEQLKILSHNGEKIAMAPVHLSNGEVAFYTSIKDDEYFMMGDNRNNSSDSRFWGSVPYKYIVGKPWFIYFSWDDSFNIRWDRIGKSVESLEKQALKRKMES, from the coding sequence ATGAAAACTCTATTGCTTAAATTTTACGCTTTCATTAATAGTTGGGTTGGGACGATTATTATCGTTTTGGGGATTATTTTCTTTTTGGCCCAAGCCTTTGTAATTCCAAGTGGAAGTATGCTAAATACTCTACTTATCGGTGATAATCTCTTTGTTAAAAAATTCTCTTATGGAATCCCAACACCTACAATCCCATGGATTGAAGTGCAAGTTTTGCCAGATTTTAATAAAAATGGGCACTTAATTGAAGGGGAACGACCAAAACGCGGAGATATTGTAATTTTCCGCGATCCCAATGCGCCAAAAATCCATTTTGTTAAGCGCAATGTTGCCATTAGTGGCGATGAAGTGCTTTATACAAAAGATGGGCTATGGCTATATTTTAGTAGCGATTCTAGCTACAAAGACACAAGCGCAAAAACTCTAGAATTTGGCGGTAAGACATTTTATTACGAGCCTTATGCAAAACATCACGCAGGCGTGCAATACATAAATGAAAAGCTAAGTGCTTTTGAACAGCTTAAAATTCTCTCTCACAATGGAGAAAAAATTGCAATGGCGCCCGTGCATTTAAGTAATGGAGAAGTTGCATTTTATACAAGCATAAAAGATGATGAATATTTTATGATGGGGGATAATCGCAATAATTCCAGTGATTCTCGCTTTTGGGGTTCTGTACCTTATAAATACATTGTAGGTAAGCCTTGGTTTATTTACTTTAGTTGGGATGATTCTTTTAATATCCGCTGGGATCGCATTGGAAAAAGTGTAGAAAGCCTAGAAAAACAAGCCTTAAAAAGAAAGATGGAATCCTAA
- the folD gene encoding bifunctional methylenetetrahydrofolate dehydrogenase/methenyltetrahydrofolate cyclohydrolase FolD: protein MQILDGKTLAQDIENAIYQEVQFLNKEGITPGLAVILVGNNPASQSYVNMKAKACKRTGIYSITHEMPENIQQESLLQTITMLNQNPNIDGILVQLPLPKHIDTTAVLEAIAPHKDVDGFHPFNMGRIFSNLDGFIPATPMGVITLLKHYNIPLQGKNVVIVGASNIVGKPLGALFLNENATITLCHIYTKDLIRHTKEADILCVAVGKPNLITQDMVKEGAIVVDIGISKLDDGKIVGDVDFSNVFSKCSFITPVPGGVGPMTIASLLQNTIKAAKLRIKGK, encoded by the coding sequence ATGCAAATTTTAGATGGAAAGACACTTGCGCAAGATATTGAAAACGCTATTTATCAAGAAGTGCAATTCTTAAATAAAGAAGGTATAACTCCAGGTCTTGCTGTGATTTTAGTGGGTAACAATCCAGCTTCGCAAAGCTATGTTAATATGAAAGCTAAAGCTTGCAAACGCACTGGAATTTACTCTATCACACACGAAATGCCAGAAAATATTCAACAAGAATCCCTTTTACAAACCATTACAATGCTTAATCAGAATCCAAACATTGATGGAATATTAGTGCAACTTCCATTACCCAAGCACATTGATACAACCGCTGTTTTAGAAGCTATTGCTCCTCACAAAGATGTCGATGGATTCCACCCTTTTAACATGGGGCGCATTTTCTCAAATCTTGATGGCTTTATTCCGGCTACGCCGATGGGAGTCATTACACTTTTAAAACACTATAATATTCCCTTACAAGGAAAAAATGTCGTGATAGTTGGGGCTAGCAATATTGTTGGCAAACCTTTAGGCGCACTCTTTTTAAATGAAAATGCAACCATTACACTCTGTCATATTTATACAAAAGATCTAATCAGACATACCAAAGAAGCAGATATTTTATGTGTAGCTGTAGGCAAACCAAACCTTATCACACAAGATATGGTAAAAGAAGGCGCAATTGTTGTAGATATAGGGATTAGCAAATTAGATGATGGTAAAATTGTCGGCGATGTGGATTTCTCTAATGTTTTCTCTAAATGCAGCTTTATTACACCAGTTCCTGGAGGTGTAGGTCCAATGACAATCGCTTCCTTGCTACAAAATACCATAAAAGCAGCAAAGCTCCGCATTAAAGGTAAATAA
- a CDS encoding c-type cytochrome: protein MMVLVCMMEFLIAEESFITPLEYGKMLYENPRGIGCVECHGQYGQGDKIANYIHKNQAKSIHAPRINNLDFTAFKNALQSGKRVMPKYYLTSDEIETIYKYLQSVKQNQ from the coding sequence GTGATGGTTTTAGTCTGTATGATGGAGTTTTTAATTGCTGAAGAGAGCTTTATTACACCTTTAGAATATGGAAAAATGCTGTATGAAAATCCGCGTGGAATTGGTTGTGTGGAGTGCCATGGGCAATATGGACAGGGTGACAAAATTGCAAATTACATACATAAAAATCAAGCTAAATCAATCCATGCTCCACGCATTAATAACCTAGATTTTACTGCTTTTAAAAACGCTTTACAAAGTGGGAAGCGTGTGATGCCTAAGTATTATTTAACTTCTGATGAAATTGAAACAATTTATAAGTATCTACAAAGTGTTAAACAGAATCAATAG